The following are from one region of the Silene latifolia isolate original U9 population chromosome 9, ASM4854445v1, whole genome shotgun sequence genome:
- the LOC141600324 gene encoding uncharacterized protein LOC141600324 isoform X2 has product MGVLSSATPWVPKDDLLLKNSIEAGASLESLARGAVQFSHRYTIKELQDRWHTLLYDPVISAEATAKMVEFERSSKSNKVDNSKEAKYGHGKRKAESIRRCYYAMRKKKFNEQLSQGDLSFLVSPADNCFINGAEGPGPQSMLGDPMPTDYGLEVTNFDGVDHVFPEVMRGSDPPCDIGEFSSGQQHMLEVPIQQNILHKEVSQIAGSNVAMEGLQANSLCDSKGIMCSGFEGINPSNSVCETSFHRLQYASSPPAMPDWKSNEGIRVPEITDDGSISRNESELDNHMSCAALKGSTDCKEGYFAELSDSLLNFTSDDEMLIIDGGKNVIDKTYLGLGSLLVNSRDDLNDQTMHDRPELEEPTAADEYHGVAPNKVKIGAAEIQLEHSCDIYLFNHESQIPPSTATVNPEFPEFSNVVWCTLNTEDPEIPCNDNLPLPGKARPASVLRRTQSEAKRFRVSHPALHTTDLDARLNDPIDDFGDMFEASRGETDNGLWKASGSQGGLCNSSTAVTNEPSEFSLTRRPSFDDLEKSVQVAATSCIQTGCAGINQKGHTSLTTRNPDFFALDSADPLSVEPDGEPLLSEDEQFSDSGTDIPYFSDIESTILDMDLGPEDQDSLCSAEVAKYHNEDAMRVIIRLEQNAHSYMQRAIASHGAFAILYGRHSKHYIKKPEVLLGRGTDDIPVDIDLSREGRANKISRRQAIIKMENDGTFNLRNMGKCSIYVNSKEVLPRLTLGLHSDCLIEIRGMSFIFETNRSLVMKYLENAALRSETKRPKI; this is encoded by the exons ATGGGAGTGCTTTCTTCGGCCACTCCATGGGTTCCAAAAGATGACCTTTTGCTTAAAAATTCCATCGAG GCTGGTGCCTCCTTAGAGTCCCTTGCTAGGGGCGCAGTTCAGTTTTCTCATAGATATACAATCAAGGAATTGCAGGATAGGTGGCATACTCTCCTTTATGACCCTGTAATCTCCGCAGAAGCTACCGccaaaatggtggaatttgaaCGTTCATCTAAATCTAACAAAGTTGACAATTCAAAAGAAGCTAAATATGGCCATGGCAAGAGAAAAGCTGAAAGTATTCGTAGATGCTACTATGCCATGCGGAAAAAAAAATTCAATGAGCAACTTAGTCAGGGTGACTTAAGTTTTCTTGTTTCCCCCGCTGATAATTGTTTTATAAATGGAGCTGAAGGCCCAGGGCCACAGAGCATGCTCGGAGATCCGATGCCGACTGATTATGGACTTGAAGTTACTAATTTTGATGGTGTGGATCATGTCTTTCCTGAAGTCATGAGGGGCAGTGATCCGCCATGTGATATTGGGGAATTTTCCTCTGGACAACAGCACATGCTTGAAGTTCCTATTCAACAGAATATTTTACACAAGGAAGTCAGTCAAATAGCCGGAAGTAACGTGGCCATGGAAGGTCTTCAAGCTAATTCCCTGTGTGATAGTAAAGGTATTATGTGTTCTGGCTTTGAAGGTATCAATCCGTCGAATTCTGTGTGTGAAACTTCGTTCCACCGTTTGCAGTATGCATCCTCACCTCCTGCAATGCCTGATTGGAAAAGCAATGAAGGTATAAGAGTCCCAGAGATAACTGACGATGGTAGCATTAGTAGAAATGAATCTGAATTGGATAACCACATGTCTTGTGCTGCTTTAAAAGGTTCAACTGACTGCAAAGAGGGCTACTTTGCTGAGTTATCTGATTCGCTTTTAAATTTCACTAGTGATGATGAGATGCTTATAATTGATGGTGGGAAAAATGTGATTGATAAGACATATCTTGGTCTGGGTTCACTCTTGGTGAACTCACGTGATGACCTCAATGACCAGACAATGCATGATAGGCCTGAACTGGAAGAACCAACTGCTGCCGATGAATATCACGGCGTTGCACCTAATAAAGTAAAGATTGGTGCAGCTGAGATTCAGTTGGAGCACTCCTGTGACATATATCTATTCAATCACGAGTCTCAAATACCCCCGTCTACTGCTACTGTGAACCCTGAGTTTCCTGAATTTAGTAATGTTGTTTGGTGCACTTTAAATACCGAAGATCCGGAGATTCCTTGCAATGACAATCTTCCTTTACCTGGTAAAGCACGTCCAGCATCTGTCCTTAGAAGAACTCAGAGTGAGGCCAAACGGTTCAGAGTGTCCCATCCAGCTCTGCATACAACAGATTTGGATGCACGATTAAATGACCCGATTGATGATTTTGGGGATATGTTTGAGGCTTCTAGAGGTGAAACAGATAATGGCCTTTGGAAAGCTAGTGGTAGCCAAGGAGGCTTGTGTAATAGTAGCACTGCAGTGACGAATGAACCCTCAGAATTTTCACTTACTAGACGGCCTAGTTTTGATGATTTAGAGAAGTCTGTTCAAGTTGCAGCAACAAGTTGTATACAAACTGGTTGTGCTGGAATTAATCAGAAAGGACATACATCATTGACTACTCGAAATCCGGATTTCTTTGCGCTGGACTCTGCAGATCCGTTGTCTGTAGAACCTGATGGAGAGCCCTTACTGTCAGAAGATGAGCAATTTTCTGATAGTGGCACTGACATTCCTTATTTTTCTGATATTGAGTCGACG ATCCTTGATATGGATTTAGGCCCTGAAGATCAGGATTCTCTGTGTAGCGCAGAAG TTGCAAAATACCACAATGAGGATGCGATGAGAGTAATCATAAGGTTGGAACAGAATGCTCATTCCTATATGCAGAGAGCAATAGCATCACATGGGGCTTTTGCAATTTTGTATGGCCGACATTCTAAACACTATATTAAGAAGCCAGAG GTCTTACTCGGCCGAGGAACAGATGATATTCCGGTTGACATAGACTTAAGCAGAGAAGGACGTGCAAACAAAATATCTAGACGGCAG GCAATTATAAAAATGGAGAATGATGGAACTTTTAATTTGAGAAACATGGGTAAATGCTCAATTTATGTTAACAGCAAGGAAGTGCTTCCTCGCTTAACCCTTGGTCTTCACTCTGATTGCTTGATTGAG ATAAGAGGAATGTCCTTCATATTCGAAACAAATCGTTCATTGGTGATGAAATATTTGGAAAATGCTGCACTGAGATCAGAGACAAAAAGGCCGAAAATCTAG
- the LOC141600324 gene encoding uncharacterized protein LOC141600324 isoform X1 has product MGVLSSATPWVPKDDLLLKNSIEAGASLESLARGAVQFSHRYTIKELQDRWHTLLYDPVISAEATAKMVEFERSSKSNKVDNSKEAKYGHGKRKAESIRRCYYAMRKKKFNEQLSQGDLSFLVSPADNCFINGAEGPGPQSMLGDPMPTDYGLEVTNFDGVDHVFPEVMRGSDPPCDIGEFSSGQQHMLEVPIQQNILHKEVSQIAGSNVAMEGLQANSLCDSKGIMCSGFEGINPSNSVCETSFHRLQYASSPPAMPDWKSNEGIRVPEITDDGSISRNESELDNHMSCAALKGSTDCKEGYFAELSDSLLNFTSDDEMLIIDGGKNVIDKTYLGLGSLLVNSRDDLNDQTMHDRPELEEPTAADEYHGVAPNKVKIGAAEIQLEHSCDIYLFNHESQIPPSTATVNPEFPEFSNVVWCTLNTEDPEIPCNDNLPLPGKARPASVLRRTQSEAKRFRVSHPALHTTDLDARLNDPIDDFGDMFEASRGETDNGLWKASGSQGGLCNSSTAVTNEPSEFSLTRRPSFDDLEKSVQVAATSCIQTGCAGINQKGHTSLTTRNPDFFALDSADPLSVEPDGEPLLSEDEQFSDSGTDIPYFSDIESTILDMDLGPEDQDSLCSAEVAKYHNEDAMRVIIRLEQNAHSYMQRAIASHGAFAILYGRHSKHYIKKPEVLLGRGTDDIPVDIDLSREGRANKISRRQAIIKMENDGTFNLRNMGKCSIYVNSKEVLPRLTLGLHSDCLIEVHIYTGFYLCCCKSLNHLLYLNCPCQFSIKVVKDKRSALNLHEFGSADKRNVLHIRNKSFIGDEIFGKCCTEIRDKKAENLVDRTTTMVLIFTAALV; this is encoded by the exons ATGGGAGTGCTTTCTTCGGCCACTCCATGGGTTCCAAAAGATGACCTTTTGCTTAAAAATTCCATCGAG GCTGGTGCCTCCTTAGAGTCCCTTGCTAGGGGCGCAGTTCAGTTTTCTCATAGATATACAATCAAGGAATTGCAGGATAGGTGGCATACTCTCCTTTATGACCCTGTAATCTCCGCAGAAGCTACCGccaaaatggtggaatttgaaCGTTCATCTAAATCTAACAAAGTTGACAATTCAAAAGAAGCTAAATATGGCCATGGCAAGAGAAAAGCTGAAAGTATTCGTAGATGCTACTATGCCATGCGGAAAAAAAAATTCAATGAGCAACTTAGTCAGGGTGACTTAAGTTTTCTTGTTTCCCCCGCTGATAATTGTTTTATAAATGGAGCTGAAGGCCCAGGGCCACAGAGCATGCTCGGAGATCCGATGCCGACTGATTATGGACTTGAAGTTACTAATTTTGATGGTGTGGATCATGTCTTTCCTGAAGTCATGAGGGGCAGTGATCCGCCATGTGATATTGGGGAATTTTCCTCTGGACAACAGCACATGCTTGAAGTTCCTATTCAACAGAATATTTTACACAAGGAAGTCAGTCAAATAGCCGGAAGTAACGTGGCCATGGAAGGTCTTCAAGCTAATTCCCTGTGTGATAGTAAAGGTATTATGTGTTCTGGCTTTGAAGGTATCAATCCGTCGAATTCTGTGTGTGAAACTTCGTTCCACCGTTTGCAGTATGCATCCTCACCTCCTGCAATGCCTGATTGGAAAAGCAATGAAGGTATAAGAGTCCCAGAGATAACTGACGATGGTAGCATTAGTAGAAATGAATCTGAATTGGATAACCACATGTCTTGTGCTGCTTTAAAAGGTTCAACTGACTGCAAAGAGGGCTACTTTGCTGAGTTATCTGATTCGCTTTTAAATTTCACTAGTGATGATGAGATGCTTATAATTGATGGTGGGAAAAATGTGATTGATAAGACATATCTTGGTCTGGGTTCACTCTTGGTGAACTCACGTGATGACCTCAATGACCAGACAATGCATGATAGGCCTGAACTGGAAGAACCAACTGCTGCCGATGAATATCACGGCGTTGCACCTAATAAAGTAAAGATTGGTGCAGCTGAGATTCAGTTGGAGCACTCCTGTGACATATATCTATTCAATCACGAGTCTCAAATACCCCCGTCTACTGCTACTGTGAACCCTGAGTTTCCTGAATTTAGTAATGTTGTTTGGTGCACTTTAAATACCGAAGATCCGGAGATTCCTTGCAATGACAATCTTCCTTTACCTGGTAAAGCACGTCCAGCATCTGTCCTTAGAAGAACTCAGAGTGAGGCCAAACGGTTCAGAGTGTCCCATCCAGCTCTGCATACAACAGATTTGGATGCACGATTAAATGACCCGATTGATGATTTTGGGGATATGTTTGAGGCTTCTAGAGGTGAAACAGATAATGGCCTTTGGAAAGCTAGTGGTAGCCAAGGAGGCTTGTGTAATAGTAGCACTGCAGTGACGAATGAACCCTCAGAATTTTCACTTACTAGACGGCCTAGTTTTGATGATTTAGAGAAGTCTGTTCAAGTTGCAGCAACAAGTTGTATACAAACTGGTTGTGCTGGAATTAATCAGAAAGGACATACATCATTGACTACTCGAAATCCGGATTTCTTTGCGCTGGACTCTGCAGATCCGTTGTCTGTAGAACCTGATGGAGAGCCCTTACTGTCAGAAGATGAGCAATTTTCTGATAGTGGCACTGACATTCCTTATTTTTCTGATATTGAGTCGACG ATCCTTGATATGGATTTAGGCCCTGAAGATCAGGATTCTCTGTGTAGCGCAGAAG TTGCAAAATACCACAATGAGGATGCGATGAGAGTAATCATAAGGTTGGAACAGAATGCTCATTCCTATATGCAGAGAGCAATAGCATCACATGGGGCTTTTGCAATTTTGTATGGCCGACATTCTAAACACTATATTAAGAAGCCAGAG GTCTTACTCGGCCGAGGAACAGATGATATTCCGGTTGACATAGACTTAAGCAGAGAAGGACGTGCAAACAAAATATCTAGACGGCAG GCAATTATAAAAATGGAGAATGATGGAACTTTTAATTTGAGAAACATGGGTAAATGCTCAATTTATGTTAACAGCAAGGAAGTGCTTCCTCGCTTAACCCTTGGTCTTCACTCTGATTGCTTGATTGAGGTACATATCTATACCGGCTTCTATCTTTGCTGTTGCAAATCATTAAATCATCTTTTATACTTAAATTGCCCTTGTCAA TTTTCAATCAAGGTAGTGAAAGATAAAAGGTCAGCTCTGAATTTGCATGAGTTTGGTTCTGCAGATAAGAGGAATGTCCTTCATATTCGAAACAAATCGTTCATTGGTGATGAAATATTTGGAAAATGCTGCACTGAGATCAGAGACAAAAAGGCCGAAAATCTAGTTGATAGGACAACTACCATGGTGCTCATTTTTACTGCAGCATTGGTATAA